A part of Melittangium boletus DSM 14713 genomic DNA contains:
- a CDS encoding isochorismatase family protein: protein MPTFRLKRDQSALLVVDIQERLCAAMDAPALERMLRRVNAAIEGAKALELPIFVTEQYPKGLGSTHAAVKTHLGDYSAVEKLAFSACVPDVLARLGGREQVLIVGMETHVCVYQTVRDLSERGLSPVLCADAVLSRHPEDRRVGLEMCRDAGAQVVTVEAALFDLLGVAGTPEFKKVSAAVR from the coding sequence ATGCCCACCTTCCGGCTCAAGAGAGACCAGTCCGCGCTCCTCGTCGTCGACATCCAGGAGCGCTTGTGCGCCGCCATGGACGCCCCCGCGCTCGAGCGGATGCTCCGCCGCGTCAACGCCGCCATCGAGGGAGCGAAGGCGCTGGAGCTGCCCATTTTCGTCACCGAGCAATACCCCAAGGGACTGGGGAGCACGCACGCGGCGGTGAAGACGCACCTGGGCGATTATTCCGCCGTGGAGAAGCTGGCGTTCAGTGCCTGCGTGCCGGACGTGCTGGCTCGGCTCGGCGGGCGCGAGCAGGTGTTGATCGTGGGAATGGAGACGCACGTGTGTGTCTACCAGACGGTGCGCGACCTGTCGGAGCGGGGATTGTCGCCGGTGCTCTGCGCGGACGCGGTGCTGTCGCGCCATCCGGAGGACCGGCGCGTGGGCCTGGAGATGTGCCGGGACGCGGGCGCCCAGGTCGTCACCGTGGAGGCCGCGCTCTTCGACTTGCTCGGCGTCGCCGGTACTCCCGAGTTCAAGAAGGTCTCCGCGGCGGTGCGCTGA
- a CDS encoding imm11 family protein, translating into MHEDVNGRFFNLQIDAYVPGRWYMSEPTMPDGQEIDDIWQFTRGERIAPPGHLCVPLLRPGNPLDFTTAGFGSTPILSERAAAVFREMASQDIQLFPVEVEGQAQPYHLLVVARTVRCIDDSACEDARLYTPADGRPDRVGEYRVVSGLRIDKSKVGDARVFKTWGWPPALIVDGEIKAALEQTGIVGGYFEEV; encoded by the coding sequence ATGCATGAGGACGTGAATGGACGCTTCTTTAATCTGCAAATAGACGCCTATGTTCCAGGCCGCTGGTATATGTCTGAGCCAACCATGCCTGACGGCCAGGAGATTGATGATATTTGGCAGTTTACACGCGGAGAGCGGATAGCGCCTCCTGGACATCTGTGCGTTCCACTTCTACGTCCTGGTAATCCTCTTGATTTTACCACGGCAGGATTTGGCTCGACTCCGATACTTAGTGAGCGAGCCGCAGCCGTGTTTCGAGAAATGGCATCCCAAGACATTCAACTCTTCCCTGTTGAAGTAGAGGGACAGGCCCAGCCCTATCATCTCCTCGTTGTGGCACGGACCGTTCGCTGCATTGACGACAGTGCTTGTGAAGATGCCCGTCTCTACACTCCGGCGGATGGGCGGCCAGATAGAGTTGGAGAATACCGTGTCGTTTCTGGTCTGCGCATCGACAAGTCAAAGGTCGGCGATGCCCGTGTGTTTAAAACCTGGGGCTGGCCCCCCGCGCTCATTGTTGACGGAGAGATCAAGGCAGCCTTGGAACAGACTGGAATTGTGGGCGGGTATTTCGAGGAGGTTTGA
- a CDS encoding tetratricopeptide repeat protein: MLALHLRNEESLLFPVAPWDEIPDQELPTPALREGLGRAHLKVSTSVPLAQAWFDQGLRLLHLGWRGEARRAFAEAARRDPQLAMAWWGLALTRGAGARCAAARAESIYKALALSEGVTDAEQRYIVAATFLANKGPANGRHGFVREMEGLIERFPEDAEARLLLAGLLADGYEADGRPAPGQSYAQVLVRELLRTHPEHEGVHLAWVRLREESARPEEALESARRLRVLAPQAAPALLAAGRLFLRTGHAREAREVLEEAVAVEDAWRERESLPGSAAPVAGVALRLLIQACADSGRYGEAQAWARRLRARAEEASPRVEQALVFAAGALSGLHLRFGFLRAAAELRVELSAEARPSERVLLSGMELYARGLRALEVGQCSEVERICTALDALHPPLSEETRGDGRLLCPRDVARVVELAACELRGAWEAKQGDPARAEATLTRAIRLERRLRTAGPPAFSRPARETLSRIRLRFGREDKALELADALVQARPGSGHAWLHLAEVHLARGAASEAAAAFASCLECWRDADAHLPEVQRAQAFRAGPQRPNPLRLLRFEENVPA, translated from the coding sequence ATGCTGGCGTTACATCTCCGAAACGAGGAGTCCCTTCTCTTCCCCGTCGCTCCCTGGGACGAAATCCCGGACCAGGAGCTGCCCACCCCCGCGCTGCGCGAGGGACTGGGACGCGCCCACTTGAAGGTGAGCACCTCCGTGCCCCTGGCCCAGGCCTGGTTCGATCAGGGCCTGCGGCTGCTGCACCTGGGCTGGCGTGGCGAGGCGCGGCGGGCCTTCGCGGAGGCGGCTCGGAGGGATCCCCAGCTCGCCATGGCGTGGTGGGGCCTGGCCCTGACGCGGGGCGCCGGGGCGCGCTGCGCGGCCGCCCGGGCGGAGTCCATCTACAAGGCGCTCGCGCTCAGCGAGGGCGTGACGGACGCGGAGCAGCGCTACATCGTCGCGGCCACCTTCCTGGCCAACAAGGGCCCCGCCAATGGCCGTCACGGCTTCGTGCGCGAGATGGAAGGCCTCATCGAGCGCTTCCCCGAGGACGCCGAGGCCCGGTTGTTGCTCGCGGGACTGCTCGCGGACGGATACGAGGCGGATGGCCGTCCCGCGCCCGGCCAGTCCTATGCCCAGGTGCTGGTGCGCGAGTTGCTGCGCACGCACCCGGAGCATGAGGGCGTGCACCTGGCCTGGGTGCGCCTGCGCGAGGAGAGCGCCCGGCCCGAGGAAGCCCTGGAGAGTGCCCGCCGGTTGCGCGTGCTGGCGCCACAGGCCGCGCCGGCCCTGCTCGCCGCGGGCCGGTTGTTCCTGCGCACCGGCCATGCCCGGGAGGCCCGGGAAGTGCTCGAGGAGGCCGTGGCCGTGGAGGACGCCTGGCGCGAGCGCGAGTCGCTGCCCGGCTCCGCGGCGCCCGTGGCGGGCGTGGCCCTGAGGCTGCTCATCCAGGCGTGTGCCGACTCGGGGCGGTATGGCGAGGCCCAGGCCTGGGCTCGCCGCCTGCGTGCCCGTGCGGAGGAGGCGTCACCCCGGGTGGAGCAGGCGCTCGTGTTCGCCGCGGGAGCCCTGTCCGGACTGCACCTGCGCTTTGGTTTCCTGCGCGCCGCGGCGGAGCTGCGCGTCGAGCTCTCCGCCGAGGCCCGCCCCTCGGAGCGCGTGCTGCTCTCCGGCATGGAGCTGTATGCCCGGGGCCTGCGCGCCCTGGAGGTCGGCCAGTGCTCCGAGGTCGAGCGGATCTGCACGGCGCTCGATGCGCTCCACCCTCCGCTGTCCGAGGAGACACGGGGTGACGGCCGTCTGCTCTGCCCCCGGGATGTCGCCCGGGTCGTGGAGCTGGCCGCGTGCGAGCTGCGTGGCGCATGGGAGGCGAAGCAGGGAGACCCGGCCCGCGCGGAGGCCACGCTCACCCGGGCCATCCGCCTGGAGCGCCGCCTGCGCACGGCGGGTCCTCCGGCCTTTTCCCGCCCGGCCCGTGAGACGTTGTCGAGGATCCGTCTGCGCTTCGGCCGCGAGGACAAGGCGCTGGAGCTGGCCGACGCCCTCGTCCAGGCGAGGCCCGGCAGTGGCCACGCCTGGCTCCACCTCGCCGAGGTCCACCTCGCCCGGGGCGCGGCCTCCGAGGCCGCCGCGGCGTTCGCCTCGTGCCTGGAGTGTTGGCGGGACGCGGATGCCCACCTGCCCGAGGTCCAGCGCGCCCAGGCCTTCCGCGCGGGCCCCCAGCGGCCCAACCCCCTGCGCCTGCTCCGCTTCGAGGAAAACGTCCCGGCGTGA
- a CDS encoding CBS domain-containing protein: MTKLAGMKGHARHLMTAPVKSVTPETPLSEVALLLADAHIAGVPVTDDEQVVGIISEPDILNALLENRALDTPARELMTSPVHTVNEFETSDEVMALFRKHRIHHLPVVREDKLLGIITPADVIRYLARDLDEPPRVG, encoded by the coding sequence GTGACCAAGCTCGCGGGCATGAAGGGACATGCCCGACACCTGATGACCGCGCCCGTGAAGTCCGTCACCCCGGAGACCCCCCTGTCGGAGGTGGCCTTGTTGCTGGCCGACGCGCACATCGCGGGCGTGCCCGTGACGGATGACGAGCAGGTGGTGGGAATCATCAGCGAGCCCGACATCCTCAACGCCCTGCTGGAGAACCGGGCCCTGGACACCCCGGCCCGCGAGCTGATGACCTCGCCGGTGCACACGGTGAATGAGTTCGAAACCAGTGACGAGGTGATGGCGCTCTTCCGCAAGCACCGCATCCACCACCTGCCCGTGGTGCGAGAGGACAAGCTGCTGGGCATCATCACCCCCGCGGATGTCATCCGCTACCTGGCCCGCGACCTCGACGAGCCGCCCCGGGTCGGATGA
- a CDS encoding (2Fe-2S) ferredoxin domain-containing protein produces the protein MPPFKRHVFVCTNRRPDGHPKGCCATKGAEDVRARFKDELEKRGLKGQMRANAAGCLDTCSFGVSVVVYPEGTWYGGVKPEDVPAIIDEHLVGGKPVERLLMPFSRPKTQE, from the coding sequence ATGCCTCCGTTCAAACGTCACGTATTCGTCTGTACCAACCGGCGTCCCGACGGCCACCCCAAGGGGTGCTGTGCCACGAAGGGGGCCGAGGATGTGCGCGCCCGCTTCAAGGACGAGCTGGAGAAGCGCGGTCTCAAGGGGCAGATGCGCGCCAACGCCGCCGGGTGCCTGGACACCTGTTCCTTCGGCGTGTCGGTGGTGGTCTACCCCGAGGGCACCTGGTACGGCGGAGTGAAGCCCGAGGACGTGCCCGCGATCATCGACGAGCACCTGGTGGGGGGAAAGCCCGTGGAGCGGCTGCTGATGCCCTTCTCCCGCCCCAAGACGCAGGAGTAG
- a CDS encoding Bax inhibitor-1/YccA family protein, producing the protein MAWETQGWQTARSGVDDVLVQESRRAFMSRVYSWMFAGLMVTGLVAMFIAATPELVAQVARFRWLLFFGQLGLVVAISAAATRLSGAVAGALFLGYSVLTGLTFSLLFYVYTQASIANAFLMAGATFGAMSLYATVTKRDLSPMRTFLFMGLIGVFVASIVQIFVQSSALNFVLGCAGVVVFAGLTAYDTQKLREMHAAGGYRSAAAASINGALCLYLDFINLFISLLRLSGQRRD; encoded by the coding sequence ATGGCTTGGGAAACGCAGGGGTGGCAGACGGCTCGGAGCGGGGTCGATGACGTCCTCGTGCAGGAGTCCCGGCGCGCCTTCATGTCGCGCGTGTACAGCTGGATGTTCGCGGGCCTCATGGTGACGGGCCTCGTGGCGATGTTCATCGCCGCCACGCCGGAGTTGGTGGCGCAGGTGGCGCGGTTCCGCTGGCTGCTGTTCTTCGGCCAGCTGGGCCTGGTGGTCGCCATCTCGGCCGCGGCGACCCGGCTGTCGGGCGCGGTCGCGGGAGCGCTCTTCCTCGGGTACTCGGTCCTCACCGGACTGACCTTCTCCCTTCTCTTCTACGTCTACACGCAGGCCTCCATCGCCAATGCCTTCCTGATGGCCGGCGCCACCTTCGGAGCGATGAGCCTCTACGCCACGGTCACCAAGCGGGACCTGAGCCCCATGCGCACGTTCCTCTTCATGGGTCTCATCGGCGTGTTCGTCGCCAGCATCGTGCAGATCTTCGTGCAGAGCTCGGCGCTCAACTTCGTGCTCGGGTGCGCGGGCGTGGTCGTCTTCGCGGGACTCACCGCGTATGACACGCAGAAGCTGCGCGAGATGCACGCCGCCGGGGGCTACCGCTCGGCGGCCGCGGCGAGCATCAACGGCGCCCTGTGCCTGTACCTGGACTTCATCAACCTCTTCATCTCCCTGCTGCGCCTCTCCGGCCAGCGCCGCGACTGA
- a CDS encoding imm11 family protein, whose protein sequence is MPEIMRGRFFELQIDAYVPGRWYMSEPTTPDGQEVDDVWAFTRGERIASPGQLRIPLLRPGNPLDFTTAGVGMTPIFSTRAAAVFREMAPQDVQLFPIEVEGQPEPYHLLVVTRKIRCIDDKACKEARRFTLETGRPERVGEYQVVSGLRIDKSKVEDARVFKLWGWRPALIVDGEIKMALEEAGSVGGYFEEV, encoded by the coding sequence ATGCCTGAAATCATGAGGGGTCGCTTTTTCGAATTACAGATAGACGCCTATGTTCCAGGCCGCTGGTATATGTCGGAACCAACTACGCCTGACGGCCAGGAAGTCGATGATGTCTGGGCATTTACCCGTGGCGAGCGGATTGCTTCACCTGGACAACTGCGCATTCCGCTCTTGCGCCCTGGCAACCCTCTGGATTTCACGACTGCGGGGGTGGGGATGACCCCCATCTTCAGCACGCGAGCCGCAGCCGTGTTTCGAGAAATGGCCCCCCAAGATGTTCAACTCTTCCCTATTGAGGTCGAGGGACAGCCCGAGCCATACCATCTCCTCGTCGTCACACGGAAGATACGCTGCATCGACGACAAGGCATGTAAGGAAGCCCGGCGCTTCACCTTGGAAACAGGCCGACCGGAGCGCGTTGGCGAGTATCAAGTCGTGTCGGGTCTCCGCATCGACAAGTCGAAGGTTGAAGATGCGCGTGTGTTCAAGCTTTGGGGCTGGCGCCCCGCGCTCATCGTTGACGGAGAGATCAAGATGGCCCTGGAAGAGGCGGGGAGCGTGGGTGGATATTTTGAAGAGGTTTGA
- a CDS encoding vitamin B12-dependent ribonucleotide reductase — translation MEHHELNATAAVLDGKDLAGSKTPAAGLTVERFFTTPGVDPADELAWELRTAGISGEDGKSVFQQKDVEVPKSWSMLATNVVASKYFRGTPGTAERETSVRGLVARVVDTLTRWGAQGGYFATATDRDTFHAELTHLLLRQKAAFNSPVWFNVGVEEHPQCSACFINSVDDNMESILGLAKTEGMLFKYGSGTGSNLSSLRSSKELLAGGGTASGPVSFMKGFDAFAGVIKSGGKTRRAAKMVILNADHPDVLDFVRCKANEEKKAWALIEAGYDPSFNGEAYASVFFQNSNNSVRVTDEFMRAVINDGTWTTHAVRDGRPMDTHKAREVFREIASAAHLCGDPGMQFDTTVNAWHTCSNTARINASNPCSEYMFLDDSACNLASLNLMHFRTIDGDFDVTAFKHAVDVVLLAMEIIVGNSKYPSKKIEENSHAFRPLGLGYANLGALLMAAGLPYDSDVGRNYAGAITSLMCGQAYAMSARMAEKQGAFAGYQKNAEPFLGVIRKHRKAAYNIPAEGVSEDLFDAQKRAWDQALAFGTEHGFRNSQVTVLAPTGTIGFMMDCDTTGIEPDIALIKYKKLVGGGMLKIVNQTVPFALEKLGYRQTQSQDIITYLDKHETIEGAPHLKPEHLAVFDCAFKPAKGQRSIHWMGHLRMMGATQPFLSGAISKTVNMPSDATVEDIEKAYIEAWKMGLKAVAVYRDGCKRTQPLNTSKDTVKDTKLAVAEPALAAVRDANAMRRRLPDERQAITHKFSIGGHEGYLTVGMYEDGTPGELFCVMAKEGSVVSGLMDSFATAVSLALQYGVPLQVLVDKFCHVRFEPSGFTGNPAVPIAKSIVDYIFRWLALKFLPAEQELDGVEAEVEQQVAATPEPKPEVKAAPVVALPMATPRRTYLNQADAPPCHTCGEIMVRNGACYKCSNCGTTSGCS, via the coding sequence ATGGAACACCACGAGCTGAACGCCACGGCGGCAGTGTTGGACGGCAAGGACCTGGCGGGGTCGAAGACCCCGGCGGCGGGGCTGACGGTGGAGCGCTTCTTCACCACGCCCGGGGTGGACCCGGCGGATGAGCTGGCGTGGGAGCTGCGTACCGCGGGCATCTCGGGCGAGGACGGCAAGTCCGTCTTCCAGCAGAAGGACGTGGAGGTCCCCAAGTCCTGGTCGATGCTGGCCACCAACGTGGTGGCGTCGAAGTACTTCCGGGGCACCCCGGGCACGGCCGAGCGTGAGACGAGTGTGCGCGGGCTGGTGGCGCGCGTGGTGGACACCCTCACCCGCTGGGGCGCCCAGGGCGGCTACTTCGCCACGGCCACGGACCGGGACACCTTCCACGCGGAGCTCACCCACCTGCTGCTGCGCCAGAAGGCGGCCTTCAACTCGCCCGTGTGGTTCAACGTGGGCGTGGAGGAGCACCCGCAGTGCTCGGCGTGCTTCATCAACTCGGTGGACGACAACATGGAGTCCATCCTCGGCCTGGCGAAGACCGAGGGCATGCTCTTCAAGTACGGCTCGGGCACCGGCAGCAACCTGTCCAGCCTGCGCTCGAGCAAGGAACTGCTCGCGGGCGGCGGCACCGCTTCCGGCCCCGTCTCCTTCATGAAGGGCTTCGACGCGTTCGCCGGCGTCATCAAGAGCGGTGGCAAGACGCGCCGCGCCGCCAAGATGGTGATCCTCAACGCGGACCACCCGGACGTGCTGGACTTCGTGCGGTGCAAGGCCAACGAGGAGAAGAAGGCCTGGGCGCTCATCGAGGCCGGGTATGACCCAAGCTTCAACGGCGAGGCCTACGCCTCCGTCTTCTTCCAGAACTCCAACAACTCGGTGCGCGTGACGGACGAGTTCATGCGCGCGGTCATCAACGACGGCACGTGGACGACGCACGCGGTGCGCGACGGCCGGCCCATGGACACCCACAAGGCGCGCGAGGTGTTCCGGGAGATCGCCTCGGCGGCGCACCTGTGCGGTGACCCCGGCATGCAGTTCGACACCACCGTCAACGCCTGGCACACGTGCTCGAACACGGCGCGCATCAACGCGTCCAATCCGTGCTCGGAGTACATGTTCCTCGACGACTCGGCCTGCAACCTGGCGTCGCTGAACCTGATGCACTTCCGCACCATCGACGGCGACTTCGACGTCACCGCCTTCAAGCACGCGGTGGACGTGGTGCTGCTGGCCATGGAGATCATCGTCGGCAACTCCAAGTACCCCTCGAAGAAGATCGAGGAGAACAGCCACGCCTTCCGGCCCCTGGGCCTGGGCTACGCCAACCTCGGCGCGCTCCTGATGGCCGCGGGCCTGCCGTACGACTCGGACGTGGGCCGCAACTACGCGGGCGCCATCACCTCGCTCATGTGCGGCCAGGCGTACGCCATGAGCGCGCGCATGGCGGAGAAGCAGGGCGCGTTCGCGGGCTACCAGAAGAACGCCGAGCCCTTCCTGGGCGTCATCCGCAAGCACCGCAAGGCGGCCTACAACATCCCCGCCGAGGGCGTGAGCGAGGACCTGTTCGACGCGCAGAAGCGCGCGTGGGATCAGGCGCTGGCGTTCGGCACGGAGCACGGCTTCCGCAACAGCCAGGTGACGGTGCTCGCCCCCACGGGCACCATCGGCTTCATGATGGACTGCGACACCACGGGGATTGAACCCGACATCGCGCTCATCAAGTACAAGAAGCTGGTGGGCGGCGGCATGCTCAAGATTGTCAACCAGACGGTGCCCTTCGCGCTCGAGAAGCTCGGCTACCGGCAGACGCAGTCCCAGGACATCATCACCTACCTGGACAAGCACGAGACGATCGAGGGCGCCCCGCACCTCAAGCCCGAGCACCTGGCGGTGTTCGACTGCGCCTTCAAGCCGGCCAAGGGCCAGCGCAGCATCCACTGGATGGGCCACCTGCGCATGATGGGCGCGACGCAGCCCTTCCTGTCGGGCGCCATCTCCAAGACGGTGAACATGCCGTCGGACGCCACGGTGGAGGACATCGAGAAGGCCTACATCGAGGCGTGGAAGATGGGGCTCAAGGCCGTGGCGGTGTACCGCGATGGCTGCAAGCGCACCCAGCCGCTGAACACCTCGAAGGACACGGTGAAGGACACGAAGCTGGCGGTGGCCGAGCCCGCGCTGGCCGCGGTGCGCGACGCCAACGCCATGCGCCGGCGCCTGCCGGACGAGCGCCAGGCCATCACGCACAAGTTCTCCATCGGGGGCCACGAGGGCTACCTGACGGTGGGCATGTACGAGGACGGCACGCCGGGCGAGCTGTTCTGCGTGATGGCGAAGGAAGGCTCGGTGGTGAGCGGCCTGATGGACAGCTTCGCCACGGCGGTGTCGCTGGCGTTGCAGTACGGGGTGCCGCTGCAGGTGCTGGTGGACAAGTTCTGCCACGTGCGCTTCGAGCCGAGCGGCTTCACGGGCAACCCGGCGGTGCCGATCGCCAAGTCGATTGTGGACTACATCTTCCGCTGGCTGGCGTTGAAGTTCCTGCCGGCCGAGCAGGAGCTGGACGGCGTGGAGGCGGAGGTGGAGCAGCAGGTGGCGGCCACGCCCGAGCCCAAGCCCGAGGTGAAGGCGGCGCCGGTGGTGGCGCTGCCGATGGCCACGCCGAGGCGGACGTACCTGAACCAGGCCGACGCCCCGCCCTGCCACACCTGCGGGGAGATCATGGTGCGCAACGGCGCCTGCTACAAGTGCAGCAACTGCGGCACCACGAGCGGCTGCAGCTGA
- a CDS encoding AHH domain-containing protein, translating to MRLLRITALLLLTSACATTRVVTLDTGQRAPIIYRPGESAPVTIGEQEFKSAVAQLILDMDLKVVHEASEPFDSRSLLASARGIVDGARGQKASAASARHCQRRGNPAMCSSLFAGEFTLGVMERRMMALSFALDTVWEGVEEVVKDLANPEALRAMVVSIIGTSLVMLVAPEPITKFIAMGLTASLIAYLGVGPVWNLGQGFLRLMAESKNARGFAELEASGHRFGKVLGGNGARILVLVAMTAIGGKSAMAAQGPKLPGAAQAAMRARVEGGFELSGVLAGQVRSISLPAAGVLNVALAPTAVATVAMGTGGVIQGDPDGDIHHICTDKNEVSDASGGPWTPLFEPYFNRAQMKLSDVANQVRIKGHKGPHPREYHQEVFRRIERDMNECRGAAQCRAVLIDTLAQIARELTTAGTKLRKLITRNTDA from the coding sequence ATGAGACTTCTCAGAATCACCGCGCTGCTGTTGCTGACCTCGGCATGCGCGACGACGCGGGTCGTGACGCTGGACACCGGACAGCGAGCGCCCATCATCTACCGGCCTGGCGAGTCCGCACCCGTCACCATCGGTGAGCAGGAGTTCAAGAGCGCGGTCGCCCAGCTCATCCTCGACATGGATTTGAAGGTTGTGCACGAGGCGTCTGAGCCATTCGACTCGCGCTCATTGCTCGCCTCGGCCAGGGGGATTGTCGACGGAGCCCGAGGTCAGAAGGCCAGTGCTGCCTCCGCGAGGCACTGCCAGCGGCGAGGAAACCCCGCCATGTGCTCGAGCCTGTTCGCGGGTGAGTTCACCCTGGGAGTGATGGAGCGGCGCATGATGGCGCTCTCCTTCGCACTGGATACGGTCTGGGAAGGGGTGGAGGAGGTGGTGAAGGACCTCGCCAATCCCGAGGCACTGCGCGCGATGGTGGTGTCCATCATCGGGACGTCACTCGTGATGCTGGTCGCACCCGAGCCCATCACGAAGTTCATCGCGATGGGACTGACGGCGTCGCTGATTGCATACTTGGGTGTGGGACCGGTGTGGAACCTCGGGCAAGGATTCCTGCGGCTCATGGCGGAGTCGAAGAACGCTCGCGGCTTCGCGGAGCTGGAGGCATCCGGGCACCGATTCGGAAAGGTGCTCGGAGGCAATGGGGCACGCATCCTGGTACTCGTGGCGATGACGGCCATTGGTGGAAAGAGCGCCATGGCCGCACAGGGGCCAAAGCTGCCCGGCGCCGCCCAGGCCGCCATGCGGGCGAGGGTCGAGGGAGGATTCGAGCTGTCAGGAGTCCTGGCGGGACAGGTGAGGTCGATCTCACTTCCAGCGGCGGGGGTGTTGAATGTCGCCCTTGCGCCCACGGCCGTGGCGACGGTCGCGATGGGGACGGGTGGTGTTATCCAGGGAGACCCGGACGGAGACATCCACCATATCTGTACCGACAAGAACGAGGTTTCCGATGCATCAGGAGGCCCCTGGACCCCACTGTTCGAGCCCTATTTCAATCGGGCTCAGATGAAGCTGAGCGATGTCGCGAATCAGGTGCGCATCAAAGGGCACAAAGGGCCACACCCCCGTGAATACCATCAAGAGGTGTTCAGACGTATTGAACGAGACATGAATGAATGCAGAGGGGCTGCCCAATGCCGTGCTGTATTGATCGATACGTTGGCCCAGATCGCGCGTGAACTAACAACTGCGGGAACCAAGTTGAGAAAGCTCATTACGAGGAATACCGATGCATGA
- a CDS encoding alpha/beta fold hydrolase, translating into MTEPLRLEDRGGQGPVLHLAHANGFPPGSYRRLIDGLASRTHVYTLESRCLVPGANPLSMRHWDDMADDLVHALRARGLTRVVGVGHSMGGVATLIAAANHPELFQSVVMLDPVLFTGGRELALQLLGLLGLRGRVPPASLARRRREHWGSREEAAASYGKKALFRGFDPACFQDYLAHGLTEAPGGGMRLTIPTAWEARIFETSPRAIWKRLRDVKVPVLVLRGSTSDTLTPEALERVRRTRPGIQTEEVPGGHLFPLEKPEECARRILAFTESVGTRTAA; encoded by the coding sequence ATGACCGAGCCCTTGCGACTGGAGGATCGGGGAGGCCAGGGCCCCGTGCTGCACCTCGCCCACGCCAACGGCTTTCCTCCGGGGAGCTACCGGCGGCTGATCGACGGCCTCGCGTCCCGCACGCACGTCTACACCCTGGAGAGCCGCTGCCTGGTGCCCGGGGCGAACCCCCTGTCGATGCGGCACTGGGACGACATGGCCGACGATCTGGTGCACGCCCTGCGCGCCCGGGGCCTCACGCGCGTGGTGGGCGTGGGGCACAGCATGGGCGGCGTGGCCACGCTGATCGCCGCCGCGAATCATCCGGAGCTCTTCCAGTCCGTGGTGATGTTGGATCCGGTGCTGTTCACGGGCGGGCGGGAGCTGGCCCTCCAGTTGCTCGGGCTGCTCGGCCTGCGCGGCCGGGTCCCCCCCGCGAGTCTGGCCCGTCGGCGCCGGGAACACTGGGGCTCGCGAGAGGAAGCCGCCGCGAGCTACGGCAAGAAGGCGCTCTTCCGGGGGTTCGATCCCGCCTGCTTCCAGGACTACCTCGCCCACGGCCTCACCGAGGCCCCTGGCGGAGGAATGAGGCTCACCATTCCCACGGCCTGGGAGGCGCGCATCTTCGAGACCTCGCCGCGAGCCATCTGGAAGCGGCTGCGAGACGTGAAGGTGCCGGTGCTGGTGCTGCGCGGAAGCACCTCGGACACGCTCACGCCCGAGGCCCTGGAGCGGGTGCGGCGCACGCGGCCCGGCATCCAGACCGAGGAGGTGCCGGGGGGCCACCTCTTCCCACTGGAGAAGCCCGAGGAATGCGCGCGGCGCATCCTCGCGTTCACCGAGTCGGTGGGCACCCGGACCGCGGCCTGA